AGCCACAGGTGACCTTAGCAAGAAGCAGTTTGACGCTGAGGAGTGAATGGGCAGGAAGCAATCTGAGAGTGACAGCAGGCTCCTCTTCTGGTACTTTGTCGGGAAGAGGTAAGAAAGGCCGACTGTGGGACAAGTACCATCAGGGTGGAGATTTGAGAATTTCCGTCTAGCCAGAAGTCTGATCGGTAGTTTATTAACATAGCATATGACATTTGCTTCATCCATCGGTCTGAAATTAGtaagattttcacttttatttaattgaaattagAAAGGTGTAAAATAAGGACCTTTCTTGTATACATCTATATGCCTCTCTTAGACTCGAACACAAAGCTTCGGCTTTAGTTTGAAGATGGGTGAGAATCCCAACTTGGACTTGGTTCCAAGAAAGCAGTTCATAAGCAGTGCTAAGGATATAAATGAGATAAGGATGCGGGGAGGTAAATGCAGCTGCCCATTTCCTGTTTGTCTATCACACACATTGTGGTGGCCTCAGCAGCTCCAGCAACTGAGATGTCCAAAAAGCAGAGTATTGTGGACTCTTCCtcccattaaaacaaacaaataagctcCAGGGATTTCAGCACCTAGAAATTATTTAAGGTGAAAATTCTGTTTGTAAGGAAGCCACACCGCTCAGGCCTCATGTGTGGGTTCTGCGCTTGCTCTGGCGCAGTCTTGCTTTACCTTTATGCTCATCTAGGTCCTTCTGTGGTAACAGCCGACAGGCCTATAGCATGAGTCAGGACAAAAGACACACGGCAAGTGGGGTTTCTTTCCCTCGCTCCTGCTGGTTCTAGTAGGGGCTTGTGTTCATTAGACACAGGTATAATGGGCATACCATTAACATTCATTTCTGCAGTCCAGAAACTTCTTTAAAAGGCAGAGCAGATTTAAAAGATATGTTCGACCAAATAGCCTCATCAATTCAGCTAATTCTCTTGATTTCCTGCTCTGTGAACATCTGCACAAAAACACACTTTCAGTGGTGGCAAGGGGTATTATCTTCAGAGAATTTTAGCAGGGTGAGCCCAGATAAAATCTCAAGGTTTACTGCACTGGTGAAATTTCCACTCCGGGTGTGACTTTCTTGAGACACATTATTAGAGATGGAGATTTCATATCTAATACGCAGGGCAGAACAACACTTAAGACTTTAGCGACTGCGTATTAATATCCCATGTAGATTTGAAATTTTGGCTGTCCATAAAcgtggaaaaatatatatatcaagacAAATTAGTAAATATCTGAAATAGTGTTTATACCTAGAGAGAtataagcactttaaaaaaaagattatttttttaaattttatttgagagagagagggagagcacagaggcagagtgagagggagaagcagactccccactgagcagaaagcccaatgtggggctcaatcccaggaccctgagatcatgacctgagctgaaaccagagtgggacactcaactgagccatccaggtgcccgtaacaactttttaaaagtaactgtCAAATGTCATTTGATATCGTCAACATGTTTCAGAAATCCTCAAACAGTATGtggtcttctttttaatttttaaaaaagattttaagtaatctctacatccagtgtggggctcaaactcaccaccccaagaaccacttgctcttccgactgagccagccaggcaccccagtatatGATCTTCTGACTTCAAACTTGCTCTAATTTCTTCatgttctgtgaattttttttaaaggttttatttttaagcaatttctacacccaatCTGGGGCccgaactcaccaccccaagatcaagagtcgcatgctccactgacagagccagccaggcatgccTTTTAATGTTCTGTGAACTTGAAGGACGTTGTGAGATCACAGAATACTTTATGAATCTCTTGAAAGACTTATCAGATTCTCTTATCTTAGTATGTCTATCTTTTAGAGAAAAGGTCTGGTCTGAAGGCAGGCACCTCctaaaactttgtattttaacCAAGAAAGCGCTGAAAAATCCTTTCCTGTTCTCATATACTTAGGTCCTAGAGCAAAAGCTTGAATCTTAATTTTGTCCATGCTAGACTAAGAATATTGCTCCAAGGTAATATAGAAGTCAGTGGCTTCAGTGTTATTCCCATGTGAATATGTGAAACAAAACTGCAGTTTGGAATAATCCGGCACATTGTTAGGGACCACTACTAACTCCATACGTGGAAAAACCAGGTACTTGAGcatgaaatgtattttgtattttctatggaATTGTATGTCCTTGCCTCTAACATAaaactaaaatgaattttatggggcggctggctgcctcagttggacaagcatgcggctcttgatctgggggttgcgAGCTCCAGCCCCATGCTCGGTGTAGAGATTgagaataaaagagacaaaaacaaaaatgaatttcaatattttgtttttaatcatcagTATAAACGTTTCTTCAGTTCCTTACACTTATAGCCTCttaatttcaatatatatatatttctgtatatctATGTGTGTCTGTTTACAATGTTATCCACTAGGTTATTTATGGTACCTTTGGTCTGATTAGTTGGTGGTAAGGTCCTAACCACCTGACGGTGACGAGAGCAGAAAGCACGGTTAGGTCCCTACAAAATGTGTTTGATTCTTGTTCACTTTTGCTAATGAGTCTGAAAATGCTTGATTTTGATCAGAAACTTGAAAAGGACAACGGCAACTTGAGTTTCTGAGCGTATCTTAAACGACATAAAAATTACcaatgacagagaaagaaaagctcttACTACATTTAATAGTGTTAATTGTGAAGATATTGCAAATTTCCGTGAAGGATAACCGACAAGTGATGGGTTCAACGTAGAAACTGGTACAAATTTTGGTTAGtttgttaagaaacaaaatgttcTAAGAACTGTTATGAACATTACTTTCATTAGACAAGTGAAGAGGATTTTTACAGTTGTTTGAGGTGCTGTAATATGTCAAGTGATATCCCCAGCTGTTTTACTAAACCAGCTGTCTGTTCCAAAATCCACGCGAGGCTTGGGTTTTCGGAATGTCCGTGCTCCGGCACCCTACAACATTCTAAAGATGAACAACCTGCCTCACCAAGACTCTTGCTGCAGTTTTCGTGAAGCTCGGCATGATTTTCACAGAGTCTTTCATCGTTAGCTTCATCCGTCTTTTTCTCAGCTGGAGCCACAGGACAAAGGTCCATATCGTGAATAGAGTCCAATAAATCTACCACATGGGGCTGAGAAGTGATTGATTTTAGATGTCTGAGCACGTACTCTTCACACTGGCCAACTGCATCcagaagattatttattttactgatcAGAGCCGAACCATTATCATGAAGGTGACACCAGGAGAGCAAAGCactgaatgaaaatataaacgagagttaaacaggaaaaaaactaCACAGTCACAggcttttcaaatttttgatgCTAAACCCTACATGTTTCTTTTCCAGATAACACCATGCGAAAATGAATCAATAATAATGCAAGTCAAAATCAGGAAAGTAATGATGctaaaatggattttaaagtatataaagatATTATCTTTTGATACAAATTAAACAACTGGAAGTAATCATATAAATTGCTTATATTCCTAACACCTCCTTCACAACTCTACATCCACTTTtcttgattttagattttttctttatgacTGTGTAGCTTCCGCTGAAGAGGGATTTTTCTCCTTCAAGGACATCACACAGCTTCTGGACTAGTGATTCTCAGACTTGGgtgtacattagaatcacctgggcagCTCTTAAGACTGTCAAGGCCTAGGTTACATTCCAGACCAATGCaaccagaatctctgggggtaTTATTTTTTAGAGCTTCCCGGCTGATATCAAGACGTAGCCAAGTTTGAAAACAATTGTTCTAACCAATACAGTTACTTGTCATCAAAACTAAAGGCTAGAAGAAAAAGTTTTGTGGCAACTTCTCTTTCCCAACTTTGTTATAGAGTATTCTCTGTTTGTTGCGCTAATACTTTTCTTGAAGAAGTAGAGAATTCTTCTAGTCctaatagatatttttctttatttttctagtacAGACAATACTTTTGTTTTCTGACATTTCAGATTGTTCAGGTAATCATGATATAAAATAATGGTTGTTGTGAAaagtaatccttttttttttttttttttttttttttaaagagagggagagagaggtgggcagagaggcagaaagagtgagggagagagacaatcttaagctggctccatgcccagtggtgACCCTGACGCAGGGCTTagttcacaaccctgagatcatgacctgagcaaaaatcaagagtcggatgcttaaccgacccaaccacccaggtgccctgaaaagtaatcatgttttaaaaatggaatcaattGATATAAAAGATTTAGCAATAAACTTTCTGAGCTTGTAAAAGATTTAACTTGATGTAAAATGAACACTTGATCATTTTCTTACTGTAGACTATAAATTCTGATTTCTGATAGCTGAATTTTCTAAAACCTCCAAcagtgaatttttttgttttgataactTTTGTTTcctactctttttaaaattagtgattctggggcgcctgggtggcacagcgattaagcgtctgccttcggctcagggcgtgatcccggcgttatgggatcgagccccatgtcaggctcctccgctgtgagcctgcttcttcctctcccactccacctgcttgtgttccctctctcgctggctgtctctatctctgtctaataaataaataaaatctttaaaaaaaaaattagtgattcTTTGaactgttttatgttttgtttttctatagagTGCAATTTAAAAGGTATAAAGCATCAAAGACGACAAGCCTGTCATGCTCCGAGCTCCTTCTGCCATTTGACCACTTGGCTCTGATATATGCCATTATTACTATGGAATCTAGACAGGTATTCAATATTCAGCACTAaagtaaatggaatcatttttctCTCTATTACAGTTATAATTTTCAGCATACACTTCTAGTCTAGAAGTCTGTTATACTGTGTTCTGCCACATGAGCAAGATTAAAAGCTTTAATCAAAACCTGAGATGCAAATTAGTGGTAGTTCAGGTAGCAAAAAATATACACCGCCTATCATTTCTTTGCAATGAAGGACAACACCTGACTCACATATTAAAGTGGATGAACTGATGATTTTGACTTTTTGAAGGCAATCTTATTTTATGCTCCGTGGTACTTTTTTGTGGATTTAACACCAGAAAAAGCACTTCGgtctaaatgctttatttttacatactatttttataaaagtccTCCAGTAGTACTGAGGTTAAAATGACTCagtatttaagtttaaaaaattacctcAATGTTCCTCTGAGTTGTCCATAGTTTATAATGATTTCTGCACCTTCCTTATAACCTTGATTGAAGCCTTGCTGAAGAGTAACTGCTTTGCCGGCGTCTATTCCATCTCTATAACCTTCCTGAAAATAAGTAATGAAGAACTGCAGCTGTAATTAACACCAAGTAAACCACTGTAGGTTTTTCTAGAAAGTCATAGAACCAATCTGGAAAATGGATGAAATAGGCCTTTACTACTTACTATTTACTGTTTAACATAATGGTTCTACAACAAATGGCATAGCCAGCCACACAACCAAAGCAGACTATGCTTTTCATAAAGGTTTATTATTGGCATATCCTACTTTTGAAGTCGACTTATTTGGCACATGTGAAAATACTGATTcttacatagtttttaaaaaccctgtGTTAACAATGCCtttacagaaaggaaacagagagagTTACATGTCTGGCCCCTTGGCAACACTGACTGATGTGGGTGGGTGAGAAGGCAGGGCAGTAAATAGGTTATAAAAGGTCTTCAATAATCAACTCAAGTAGGGAGAAAGATGTGTtagtaaaaagatgaaaagt
The sequence above is a segment of the Ursus arctos isolate Adak ecotype North America unplaced genomic scaffold, UrsArc2.0 scaffold_3, whole genome shotgun sequence genome. Coding sequences within it:
- the YAE1 gene encoding protein YAE1 homolog, which gives rise to MSWVQRAPLVRGPGEEGDVFDEEADESLLVQREWRSHMQRRVKEGYRDGIDAGKAVTLQQGFNQGYKEGAEIIINYGQLRGTLSALLSWCHLHDNGSALISKINNLLDAVGQCEEYVLRHLKSITSQPHVVDLLDSIHDMDLCPVAPAEKKTDEANDERLCENHAELHENCSKSLGEAGCSSLECCRVPEHGHSENPSLAWILEQTAGLVKQLGISLDILQHLKQL